The following coding sequences lie in one Crassostrea angulata isolate pt1a10 chromosome 10, ASM2561291v2, whole genome shotgun sequence genomic window:
- the LOC128167841 gene encoding RAD50-interacting protein 1-like gives MDAPMSVDRCKENAVKIVNSKFGDNIKSLSDLKSFYLETKQTAETIENRLSLSEWDIPPEVDEALKNAEEAQTSINNLQKKSDAIRNEAVDHCKILKPIVNDLTPLVSQIEELQKYRQYLSCVAHIENISNQIYTALMSNRTSNAVEEFSSLSEYYIQKQHSKCQNLLQFLKETILFWYNILKDKLSSLLEESLKVVGWPLIATATKTPQTSSHPSQKMDAIFLQLLLLQLPDSLSVEVQKKTMTFLSREFTFKPLLLPIQHLVTPLRKRFKFHFYGNKQTNNKEKPEWYFGQVLNWIRDHSSFLDNRIQNLLEIAGFYSVDAKVEFMRGLVVLVMEKMAADLPAVMEDEHLFCHLVDEAIFFDHELHQIYDYPAGLNSSMDILTVPIVFERWIEIEKKFAIEKMDALLSSPTAWESQYKNIADIDTLKVPECGESFITLMSTITDRYKYLPSPEHRLKFLDMQLELLEDFRIRLVQVMKEVTHDSLGDTFCAILNGVHYITDVLREWCNTTFFVELQYHNATRPVEPSTGADEEDTKRPTKRAGAGFMADESVFDEGIDLFDKLKVEMEKNILKHATLDVQARSQPYRKYRWRDLEDSGDLSLSTPACDMLMVLRDHLMTMNTKLSKPLFVKMWRKLAEEMSKFMLEEVVLQNRFSEGGAKQLEFDMTRNLFPLFGEYTTKPQNYFRLINEACTLLCLRVGSALLLREVLMSEESRLEKEQALQDLGVYKLTPQRALNVLNSRTNLSVT, from the exons ATGGATGCGCCCATGTCAGTTGACAGATGTAAAGAAAACGCTGTGAAAATTGTAAATAGCAAGTTTGGAGATAATATAAAGTCATTATCGGACTTAAAATCTTTCTATTTAGAAACTAAACAAACAGCAGAAACCATAGAAAATCGT CTGTCACTTTCTGAATGGGATATTCCTCCTGAGGTGGATGAGGCCTTAAAAAATGCAGAGGAGGCACAGACCTCTATAAATAacctgcaaaaaaaaagtgatGCTATTCGAAATGAAGCTGTGGACCACTGCAAAATACTGAAACCCATCGTGAACGATTTGACTCCACTTGTTAGTCAGATAGAGGAACTCCAAAAGTATAGACAGTATTTATCATGTGTGGCTCACATAGAAAACATAAG TAACCAGATTTATACTGCACTGATGTCCAACAGAACTTCTAACGCAGTGGAGGAATTCTCTTCACTGTCAGAATACTACATACAAAAACAACACTCAAAATGCCAGAACCTTTTGCAGTTCCTAAAGGAAACCATCTTATTCTGGTACAACATACTCAAGGATAAACTCTCAAG TTTATTAGAAGAGAGTTTAAAGGTGGTTGGGTGGCCACTAATTGCTACAGCCACAAAGACTCCCCAAACTTCATCACATCCCTCACAGAAGATGGACGCCATCTTTTTACAGCTGCTTCTACTACAGTTACC AGATTCTCTCAGTGTTGAGGTGCAGAAGAAAACAATGACCTTTCTATCTCGAGAATTTACCTTCAAACCGTTATTACTGCCCATTCAACATCTAGTCACCCCACTACGCAAACGATTCAAGTTCCATTTTTATGGTAACAAGCAGACAAATAACAAAGAGAAG CCTGAATGGTACTTTGGGCAAGTGTTAAACTGGATAAGGGACCATTCATCGTTCCTGGATAACAGAATACAAAATTTGTTGGAAATTGCAGGATTTTATTCAGTGGATGCAAAG GTGGAGTTTATGAGGGGGCTGGTGGTGCTTGTGATGGAGAAGATGGCCGCTGACCTTCCTGCGGTTATGGAGGACGAGCACCTGTTCTGTCACCTGGTGGACGAAGCCATCTTCTTTGATCACGAACTTCATCAAATCTACGACTACCCAGCCGGACTCAACAGCAGCATGGATATCCTGACGGTACCTATAGTGTTTGAGCGATGGATTGAAATAGAAAAGAAGT TTGCCATAGAGAAGATGGATGCCCTGTTATCCTCCCCCACGGCCTGGGAGTCCCAGTATAAGAACATTGCAGATATTGACACACTGAAAGTCCCGGAGTGTGGAGAGAGCTTTATCACCCTCATGTCCACCATTACAG ACCGTTACAAGTACCTTCCCTCGCCAGAGCACAGGTTGAAATTCCTCGACATGCAGCTTGAATTGTTGGAAGACTTCAGAATTCGCCTTGTACAAGTTATGAAAGAGGTTACCCATGACTCTCTGGGCGACACTTTCTGTGCAATATTAAATGGAGTGCATTACATTACTGATGTCCTCAGAGAATGGTGCAACACCACT ttttttgtgGAGCTTCAATATCACAATGCCACGCGACCAGTGGAACCTTCCACAGGAGCTGATGAAGAGGATACGAAG AGGCCGACCAAGAGAGCTGGAGCTGGTTTTATGGCTGATGAGAGTGTGTTTGATGAGGGCATTGATCTGTTTGACAAATTGAAAGTAGAAATGGAGAAAAACATCCTCAAACATGCGACCTTAGATGTTCAGGCCCGATCCCAGCCCTACAGAAAGTATAG ATGGAGGGATTTGGAGGACTCTGGGGACCTCTCCCTGTCTACACCTGCCTGTGACATGTTGATGGTTCTGAGAGACCACCTCATGACCATGAATACGAAACTCAGCAAACCACTGTTTGTAAAAATGTGGAGGAAGTTGGCGGAGGAAATGAGCAAGTTTATGTTAGAAGAG GTGGTGCTTCAGAACAGGTTCAGTGAAGGTGGTGCCAAACAGCTGGAGTTTGATATGACCAGGAACCTCTTCCCTCTCTTTGGAGAATACACCACAAAGCCACAGAATTACTTCAGATT AATCAATGAAGCATGCACACTGCTGTGCTTGAGGGTGGGGTCAGCCCTGCTGCTGAGGGAGGTGTTGATGTCAGAGGAGAGTAGACTGGAGAAAGAGCAGGCCCTCCAGGACCTGGGGGTGTACAAACTGACCCCCCAACGGGCGCTCAACGTCCTCAACTCACGGACCAACCTGTCAGTGACCTGA
- the LOC128168141 gene encoding monocyte to macrophage differentiation factor-like yields MKTIKRVSSHYDFRRLMNPRAKKGEAYKPTDVEHMANIITHGGCIPLSVLAMLWMLYISQTRLQFVIALVYGWALIALFSVSCTFHSLAFCGKFQRLKNFFHIADRAVIYIFIASSYSPWLTLRDFSGIEDEMMWLIWIMAVIGIVYSYTFHEKYKILEIILYLIIGVCPAAVAFMMREPSGIYELFLGGLSFITGVVFFKSDGVIPFAHAIWHLFVLVGTMFHFYAINLYLLGQEVDEIMMTK; encoded by the exons ATGAAAACGATCAAAAGAGTATCATCTCACTACGACTTTAGAAG GCTGATGAATCCAAGAGCAAAGAAAGGGGAGGCATATAAACCTACCGATGTTGAGCACATGGCAAACATAATTACACATGGG GGCTGCATTCCTCTCAGTGTTCTAGCCATGCTGTGGATGCTGTACATCTCTCAGACTCGGCTCCAGTTTGTGATTGCATTGGTGTATGGATGGGCGCTAATTGCACTATTTTCTGTTTCTTGTACATTTCACTCCCTGGCTTTCTGCGGAAAATTTCA ACGGTTGAAGAATTTTTTCCATATTGCTGACAGAGCTGTAATTTACATATTCATAGCCTCCTCCTACTCACCTTG GTTAACATTGCGAGATTTTAGTGGAATTGAAGATGAAATGATGTGGCTGATTTGGATTATGGCTGTGATTGGAATTGTTTATTCATACACTTTTCATGAAAA GTACAAGATACTGGAGATCATTCTCTATCTTATTATTGGCGTGTGTCCAGCTGCTGTTGCTTTTATGATG AGAGAACCTTCAGGAATATATGAGCTGTTTTTGGGAGGACTGTCTTTTATTACTGGTGTTGTCTTCTTCAAGAGTGATGGCGTCATTCCCTTTGCTCATGCCATCTGGCACCTCTTTGTCCTGGTTGGCACAATGTTCCATTTTTATGCCATTAATTTATACTTATTAGGCCAAGAAGTTGATGAAATCATGATGACAAAATAA
- the LOC128167931 gene encoding transcription factor E4F1-like isoform X1 produces the protein MTENDNQTTETIVFDGFDTDTEGDEDIHLCKKCKLVFTNLSDYLQHKVKHDNYKVKLSRTSDRRMLFPQLIQKPEKSEKGSEKENIQRRRRGKKKTKELVNPDLVITERQSYWCPKCNIKFNREATLKRHVEYVHDQSGEYTTAMGDGSDNEVGKAEEEEEDHTPEESDPTDTDFNIQEELCVTTKSSTKEVQVEHIPVPLEDKGDRPYSCNLCGNRFKEAPVLRAHLLTHSSSRDFPCSIEGCTYAFKTKGSLKRHMRRHTGERPFKCEECGRTFTESGALTRHLKSRVSCKNKSDLDLPRYGKRWSANAMYEPQAKVETKLLAEGEDHTQEEAVKDMETECAIAEVIASNEDEDVGGATVEEINMDVVTLSTDNILEEEMINPTQCKVCKEDFLSCDILKIHLRAHLADIPFRCGMCHFVAESRSQLSNHMTSLHQNQLKGSELINQIPEGKSISDSNQDQNRIARIAVNQLLELPSSLEMEEPEPSIHRARNIYKCPVCAKTVKSQNYLRLHMKSHTGDRPHKCMHCHKSFITKDTLTKHLSVHNETRNFKCGQCGKLFKRISHVREHLKIHTMDRPFNCTVCRKTFKTNNAMKVHLRTHTSILPYVCPFCRRRFREKGSLLRHQRMHTGERPFKCHHCNRAFAEHGTLNRHLKAKVPCTRQLQEEREKEKKEFTVLAEFSSVVADTQQYIVDEEHTQGQSQEEEATEYVVVQTGLSAEDLQNVEIITEGEVDQNFLEGVQVTDDYVVITDSGDNMKILNSKTGETLAMMPLSTINDGGQIVTLPIADNQIEAVAMAPSSVGEIETVTIEPSDLNKIEAVAMNPSAVSDSPQEIETITLLASSAKDIIGEGGTEEKSDTSDIPGKLDLASTNEIEAVAMAPDANIGDALQQAMMAASVAEEHV, from the exons ATGACTGAGAACGACAACCAGACAACAGAAACTATCGTTTTTGACG GTTTTGACACAGATACTGAAGGTGACGAGGATATTCACCTATgtaaaaagtgtaaacttgtgTTCACAAATCTAAGTGACTACCTCCAGCACAAAGTAAAACATGACAACTACAAAGTCAAGCTCTCCCGCACTAGCGACAGACGCATGCTGTTTCCTCAACTCATCCAAAAACCAGAGAAGAGTGAAAAAGGGAGTGAGAAAGAAAACATACAACGAAGGAGAAGAG gaaagaagaaaacaaaagaacTTGTTAATCCTGACTTAGTTATTACTGAGAGGCAATCTTATTGGTGCCCTAAGTGCAACATAAAATTCAACAG GGAAGCAACATTAAAGAGACATGTGGAGTACGTCCATGATCAGTCGGGGGAATACACTACAGCTATGGGGGACGGGTCTGACAATGAGGTGGGTAAGGccgaggaggaggaggaggaccACACCCCTGAGGAATCTGACCCCACCGACACAGACTTCAACATTCAGGAGGAGCTCTGCGTAACAACCAAAAGCAGCACGAAGGAGGTCCAGGTGGAGCATATTCCTGTTCCGCTGGAGGACAAGGGAGATAGGCCTTATTCCTGCAACCTGTGTGGAAACAGGTTCAAGGAG GCACCTGTTCTAAGAGCTCACTTACTAACTCATTCATCAAGTAGGGATTTTCCATGTTCCATTGAGGGATGCACTTATGCTTTCAAAACCAAAGGTTCTCTTAAAAGACATATGAGGAGACACACAG GTGAGCGCCCATTCAAGTGTGAAGAATGTGGAAGGACTTTTACAGAATCTGGGGCTTTAACTCGTCATCTTAAATCAAG AGTATCCTGTAAGAACAAATCAGATCTTGATTTGCCAAGATATGGAAAAAGATGGTCGGCAAATGCTATGTACGAACCTCAGGCCAAAGTGGAGACCAAACTTCTTGCTGAAGGCGAGGACCACACCCAGGAG GAGGCAGTTAAAGACATGGAGACAGAGTGTGCAATCGCTGAGGTTATAGCCTCCAATGAGGATGAGGATGTAGGGGGCGCTACAGTAGAGGAAATCAACATGGATGTTGTAACCTTGTCAACAGACAACATTCTAGAAGAGGAGATGATTAACCCCACTCAGTGCAAA GTTTGTAAAGAAGACTTCCTGTCCTGCGACATCCTCAAGATACACCTGAGGGCACACTTGGCGGACATTCCTTTCAGGTGTGGCATGTGTCATTTTGTGGCTGAGAGTCGCAGTCAGCTCAGCAATCACATGACGTCCCTGCACCAGAACCAACTCAAG ggCTCTGAACTCATCAATCAAATTCCAGAGGGCAAATCTATCTCAGACAGCAATCAAGATCAAAACAG GATTGCTCGAATTGCTGTTAATCAGTTATTGGAGCTTCCCTCAAGCCTGGAGATGGAGGAACCAGAGCCATCAATACACCGGGCCAGAAATATCTACAAGTGTCCTGTGTGTGCCAAAACTGTCAAAAGTCAGAACTACCTCAGACTGCACATGAAATCCCACACAG GTGACAGACCTCACAAGTGTATGCACTGTCACAAAAGCTTCATCACCAAGGATACTCTTACAAAACATCTCAGTGTTCACAATGAGACCAGGAACTTTAAGTGTGGTCAGTGCGGGAAACTGTTCAAAAGAATCTCTCATGTCAGGGAACATCTCAAAATCCACACCATGGACCGACCATTCAACTGCACAGTGTGTCgcaaaactttcaaaacaaaT aatgcCATGAAGGTTCACTTGCGAACTCACACCAGCATCTTGCCTTATGTTTGTCCATTTTGTCGCAGAAGATTCCGAGAGAAAGGGTCACTGCTCCGTCATCAGAGAATGCACACAGGGGAGCGGCCATTCAAATGTCATCACTGTAATCGGGCGTTTGCTGAACATGGAACTCTGAATCGGCATCTAAAGGCTAAAG TGCCTTGTACTCGTCAGCTGCAGGAAGAGCGAGAGAAAGAGAAGAAAGAGTTCACTGTGCTGGCTGAATTCTCCTCTGTAGTTGCCGACACTCAGCAATACATAGTGGACGAAGAGCACACTCAGGGACAGTCACAG GAAGAGGAAGCCACCGAGTATGTGGTGGTACAGACCGGGCTTAGTGCCGAGGATCTACAGAATGTGGAGATCATCACTGAGGGAGAGGTGGATCAAAACTTTCTGGAGGGTGTGCAGGTTACTGATGACTACGTGGTGATCACTGACTCCGGCGACAACATGAAGATCCTTAACTCAAAGACGGGAGAAACGCTGGCTATGATGCCTTTATCCACCATCAACGACGGGGGCCAGATTGTCACCTTACCTATCGCAGACAATCAGATAGAGGCCGTTGCCATGGCACCTTCCTCTGTAGGTGAAATAGAGACAGTCACTATAGAGCCTTCAGATTTAAACAAGATTGAAGCTGTTGCTATGAATCCCTCTGCTGTGTCTGATAGTCCACAGGAAATAGAAACAATCACTCTGCTTGCTTCATCTGCGAAGGACATCATAGGAGAGGGGGGCACCGAGGAGAAATCCGATACTTCTGACATCCCAGGAAAGCTGGACTTAGCCTCCACCAATGAAATCGAGGCTGTGGCTATGGCACCTGATGCTAACATTGGTGATGCTTTACAACAAGCCATGATGGCAGCGAGTGTTGCGGAGGAGCATGTGTAG
- the LOC128167931 gene encoding transcription factor E4F1-like isoform X2, which produces MLFPQLIQKPEKSEKGSEKENIQRRRRGKKKTKELVNPDLVITERQSYWCPKCNIKFNREATLKRHVEYVHDQSGEYTTAMGDGSDNEVGKAEEEEEDHTPEESDPTDTDFNIQEELCVTTKSSTKEVQVEHIPVPLEDKGDRPYSCNLCGNRFKEAPVLRAHLLTHSSSRDFPCSIEGCTYAFKTKGSLKRHMRRHTGERPFKCEECGRTFTESGALTRHLKSRVSCKNKSDLDLPRYGKRWSANAMYEPQAKVETKLLAEGEDHTQEEAVKDMETECAIAEVIASNEDEDVGGATVEEINMDVVTLSTDNILEEEMINPTQCKVCKEDFLSCDILKIHLRAHLADIPFRCGMCHFVAESRSQLSNHMTSLHQNQLKGSELINQIPEGKSISDSNQDQNRIARIAVNQLLELPSSLEMEEPEPSIHRARNIYKCPVCAKTVKSQNYLRLHMKSHTGDRPHKCMHCHKSFITKDTLTKHLSVHNETRNFKCGQCGKLFKRISHVREHLKIHTMDRPFNCTVCRKTFKTNNAMKVHLRTHTSILPYVCPFCRRRFREKGSLLRHQRMHTGERPFKCHHCNRAFAEHGTLNRHLKAKVPCTRQLQEEREKEKKEFTVLAEFSSVVADTQQYIVDEEHTQGQSQEEEATEYVVVQTGLSAEDLQNVEIITEGEVDQNFLEGVQVTDDYVVITDSGDNMKILNSKTGETLAMMPLSTINDGGQIVTLPIADNQIEAVAMAPSSVGEIETVTIEPSDLNKIEAVAMNPSAVSDSPQEIETITLLASSAKDIIGEGGTEEKSDTSDIPGKLDLASTNEIEAVAMAPDANIGDALQQAMMAASVAEEHV; this is translated from the exons ATGCTGTTTCCTCAACTCATCCAAAAACCAGAGAAGAGTGAAAAAGGGAGTGAGAAAGAAAACATACAACGAAGGAGAAGAG gaaagaagaaaacaaaagaacTTGTTAATCCTGACTTAGTTATTACTGAGAGGCAATCTTATTGGTGCCCTAAGTGCAACATAAAATTCAACAG GGAAGCAACATTAAAGAGACATGTGGAGTACGTCCATGATCAGTCGGGGGAATACACTACAGCTATGGGGGACGGGTCTGACAATGAGGTGGGTAAGGccgaggaggaggaggaggaccACACCCCTGAGGAATCTGACCCCACCGACACAGACTTCAACATTCAGGAGGAGCTCTGCGTAACAACCAAAAGCAGCACGAAGGAGGTCCAGGTGGAGCATATTCCTGTTCCGCTGGAGGACAAGGGAGATAGGCCTTATTCCTGCAACCTGTGTGGAAACAGGTTCAAGGAG GCACCTGTTCTAAGAGCTCACTTACTAACTCATTCATCAAGTAGGGATTTTCCATGTTCCATTGAGGGATGCACTTATGCTTTCAAAACCAAAGGTTCTCTTAAAAGACATATGAGGAGACACACAG GTGAGCGCCCATTCAAGTGTGAAGAATGTGGAAGGACTTTTACAGAATCTGGGGCTTTAACTCGTCATCTTAAATCAAG AGTATCCTGTAAGAACAAATCAGATCTTGATTTGCCAAGATATGGAAAAAGATGGTCGGCAAATGCTATGTACGAACCTCAGGCCAAAGTGGAGACCAAACTTCTTGCTGAAGGCGAGGACCACACCCAGGAG GAGGCAGTTAAAGACATGGAGACAGAGTGTGCAATCGCTGAGGTTATAGCCTCCAATGAGGATGAGGATGTAGGGGGCGCTACAGTAGAGGAAATCAACATGGATGTTGTAACCTTGTCAACAGACAACATTCTAGAAGAGGAGATGATTAACCCCACTCAGTGCAAA GTTTGTAAAGAAGACTTCCTGTCCTGCGACATCCTCAAGATACACCTGAGGGCACACTTGGCGGACATTCCTTTCAGGTGTGGCATGTGTCATTTTGTGGCTGAGAGTCGCAGTCAGCTCAGCAATCACATGACGTCCCTGCACCAGAACCAACTCAAG ggCTCTGAACTCATCAATCAAATTCCAGAGGGCAAATCTATCTCAGACAGCAATCAAGATCAAAACAG GATTGCTCGAATTGCTGTTAATCAGTTATTGGAGCTTCCCTCAAGCCTGGAGATGGAGGAACCAGAGCCATCAATACACCGGGCCAGAAATATCTACAAGTGTCCTGTGTGTGCCAAAACTGTCAAAAGTCAGAACTACCTCAGACTGCACATGAAATCCCACACAG GTGACAGACCTCACAAGTGTATGCACTGTCACAAAAGCTTCATCACCAAGGATACTCTTACAAAACATCTCAGTGTTCACAATGAGACCAGGAACTTTAAGTGTGGTCAGTGCGGGAAACTGTTCAAAAGAATCTCTCATGTCAGGGAACATCTCAAAATCCACACCATGGACCGACCATTCAACTGCACAGTGTGTCgcaaaactttcaaaacaaaT aatgcCATGAAGGTTCACTTGCGAACTCACACCAGCATCTTGCCTTATGTTTGTCCATTTTGTCGCAGAAGATTCCGAGAGAAAGGGTCACTGCTCCGTCATCAGAGAATGCACACAGGGGAGCGGCCATTCAAATGTCATCACTGTAATCGGGCGTTTGCTGAACATGGAACTCTGAATCGGCATCTAAAGGCTAAAG TGCCTTGTACTCGTCAGCTGCAGGAAGAGCGAGAGAAAGAGAAGAAAGAGTTCACTGTGCTGGCTGAATTCTCCTCTGTAGTTGCCGACACTCAGCAATACATAGTGGACGAAGAGCACACTCAGGGACAGTCACAG GAAGAGGAAGCCACCGAGTATGTGGTGGTACAGACCGGGCTTAGTGCCGAGGATCTACAGAATGTGGAGATCATCACTGAGGGAGAGGTGGATCAAAACTTTCTGGAGGGTGTGCAGGTTACTGATGACTACGTGGTGATCACTGACTCCGGCGACAACATGAAGATCCTTAACTCAAAGACGGGAGAAACGCTGGCTATGATGCCTTTATCCACCATCAACGACGGGGGCCAGATTGTCACCTTACCTATCGCAGACAATCAGATAGAGGCCGTTGCCATGGCACCTTCCTCTGTAGGTGAAATAGAGACAGTCACTATAGAGCCTTCAGATTTAAACAAGATTGAAGCTGTTGCTATGAATCCCTCTGCTGTGTCTGATAGTCCACAGGAAATAGAAACAATCACTCTGCTTGCTTCATCTGCGAAGGACATCATAGGAGAGGGGGGCACCGAGGAGAAATCCGATACTTCTGACATCCCAGGAAAGCTGGACTTAGCCTCCACCAATGAAATCGAGGCTGTGGCTATGGCACCTGATGCTAACATTGGTGATGCTTTACAACAAGCCATGATGGCAGCGAGTGTTGCGGAGGAGCATGTGTAG
- the LOC128168133 gene encoding SUMO-conjugating enzyme UBC9-B, whose protein sequence is MSGIAIGRLSEERKAWRKDHPFGFVARPAKNPDGTLNLLNWECAIPGKKGTPWEGGLYKLRMLFKEDYPSSPPKCKFEPPLFHPNVYPSGTVCLSLLDEEKDWRPAVTIKQILLGIQELLNEPNVKDPAQAEAYTIYCQNRVEYERRVRDQAVRFRDPSL, encoded by the exons ATGTCCGGAATAGCCATTGGAAGACTTAGTGAAGAGCGAAAAGCCTGGAGGAAGGACCATCCATTT gGATTTGTTGCAAGGCCAGCAAAAAATCCAGATGGCACTTTGAATTTACTGAACTGGGAATGTGCAATACCAGGCAAAAAGGGG ACCCCCTGGGAAGGAGGACTTTACAAACTAAGGATGTTGTTCAAAGAAGATTACCCCAGCTCTCCTCCAAAGT GCAAGTTCGAGCCCCCATTGTTTCACCCCAATGTGTACCCTTCGGGTACAGTCTGTTTGTCTCTGCTGGACGAGGAAAAAGACTGGCGACCGGCGGTCACCATCAAACAG ATATTGCTGGGTATTCAGGAACTTCTGAATGAGCCCAATGTCAAAGATCCGGCTCAAGCCGAGGCTTACACGATATATTG TCAAAATCGGGTGGAGTATGAGAGGCGTGTTCGGGATCAGGCTGTCAGATTCCGTGATCCATCATTATAG